From the Engraulis encrasicolus isolate BLACKSEA-1 chromosome 18, IST_EnEncr_1.0, whole genome shotgun sequence genome, the window TCCGGTATTTCAACACGCACGGTTTATAGGCTAAAATTCGATGTTTAGCTTTTAATGAAACGAACTATGACTCTTTAGCCTTTGTTTTTCACTAATTATCAGACGAGGTTGGAGCCTGCCCTGTGCCATAGGCTACATAATTTTGAAAATTACATTTAAAATCGAATGTAGCCTATTTGTATCAGATTGCACATGCATTTTTTTGCCCTGTCTGAAAATGGAAAAGAAGGAGGGAAACTTGACCTAGTCCTATTGTCGGTTTGGTGGTGAAAGGGTTTATAGGAGGGGGGCATTTTAAAATCAAACCAAGTTTCATTTGAAATTAAACATATAGCCTATGCCAATTGTAAAATTAAATGATAAAACATTCTACGGACCAAACCAGGATTTTTTTCTAGGTAtgaaattaagtaggcctatacatacctAGTGCTTATTGTGTACGATAAGCATGCAATtagttgatttttgttgttgttgcatagaTTAGGCCTACAGCCCCTAGTTGGCTTAGCCTGATTGAAATGAATATTGCACTGCAATATTGTTTCCCAAGTTAGAGTTTCCTGAGTAATGTGACCTAAGAAAGAGTCAAAGGCAATAGTCCGCCTGATGCACAAAGCTGAGTGACTGATGAGCAGTTTTGCACGTTAAGAGTGCATCCACCCCCCGAAAAATCATGAGACATGAAATAGGGGCGACATCTTCAGGCAGACATTGAGAGGTGTAGACCTATGTAGTATGACATAGCCTACCCGCATATGTTTATGCAAAAGTGGTTTGAGCAATTATGACAAGTAGGCCTAACTGACATAAACTATAGGCTGGTATGTTGCTGGTGGCAGCGTTGTGAGCTAGGCCTAACCTCATCAAGAAACAGCTTTGTTGTATGGTttgttggggaaaaaaatctaTTTAATCCAGGTAATTGCATTTGGGAGATTGCCTGGGAAATCCACCAGGCAATATGAGGGCTGACCCCCAAGTCGACTACGACGGGACAGTGAGTAGATACTGCCACCTTGAGGTAGTATTACATATCAGATAACAGTAGGCTACTCCGGACCATTAaaacacactgcagctcttcacATGAAGCTACACTATTTTTTTAGCCTGTATTAATGGTAGTTTGGCTTGTGTTTTTTATGACTACATACCCTTCAGCACTCATGCATCATGCCACAAGGTCATTTTGACAGAAGCTGATTAGACCCACTAGTAAAAAAGGTATCAAGGCACGGTGGGATTTTTTTTACAGAACAGTAGTTCAGCTGTCAATACATCGTGATTATTTGAGAACAATAAATAAAACAGATTCTGATCACACAGCGAATACTGTCACTTCAGGAATACGCTACCCTTCTACCAGAATCttcaaccttgtgtgtgtgtgtgtgtgtgtgtgtgtgtgtgtgtgtgtgtgtgtgtgtgtgtgtgtgtgtgtgtgtgtgtgtgtgtgtgtgtgtgtgtgtacattaaatATGAACACTTCATTGCATGGATGCTTGTACCCTACATTCTCTTGACTCTACCCTAAtatccccccggggatcaataaagctactgtgtgtgtgtgtgtgtgtgtgtgtgtgtgtgtgtgtgtgtgtgtgtgtgtgtgtgtgtgtgtgtgtgtgtgaaatggcacGGCCTAATGGCTGAATGTACGTATGcgagtgtgtgctatatgttaaaTATGTTGGCCAATAATCTGTATtatgttttgtgtatttgtgcatttgtgcatgtagctagacaccttaatttcctttggcacactactctctctactctaatTCATGGAGCTTGGACTTAATGGGCTTTTATAGGTCTATTCATGTAGTGTGCACATCACAACCATTTTTAAAAtttgacagaagaagaagaagaagaagaagaagaagaagaagaagaagaagaagaagaagaagaagaagaagaagaagaaaaatgctGATAAAGACAGTGGTGGTGGCATCAACACATTAGtataacccagtgtttctcaaaatggggcgtaagcccccctgggggggcgcggaggtatctcagggggggcgtgtgacatctgatttgggcttttttgccccaaggaaatgattgtctcgccaataagtcaatcattttaaagccctcaccaacattatattattcattgtcatgaatttgaatagcataggaaattaacacacatctgcattcgactgcagtccctctttgtttaatctcaccagtcacttttcctttgattctgcgcagcgatcgcaaagtcagtctgcgcgagtactgctgttgcttggggggggctcggaagcattcagaccctctgaaggggggaatgatggagaaAGTTGGAGATGGACTGGTATAACCTATAATGCAATGCTGGCATAATGTAGACGAcaatgatgatgctgctgctgctgctgatgatgatgatgatgacaatgagagGGCAACAGAGAACCAACAaccacaatatatatatatgacaacATCTTCAATGATGAGCCATTTCCCGGGTCCAGGGGAGGGGGAGCCCCCTCCCTGTAGTGTTTATTTATAGCATGTGTATCTACTCTATCCGAGCACGCCAAAGCGCACTCTAGTGTCTATTTGTGGTGACCTGAGCTCGTCCCCCACTGCTCACCAATCAGACAGGACCTCTCAGGTCCAGTTTTGTTCTGCTGCTACAGTCACACTTCACGGTGCCCGGTGCACGAACAAGGACTATTAACATACAAGTATACCGTCTTCGCTTGGTATCTGGCACAAGTGCAGCTGTCTGAGTTGTAAAATGGCTGGTGTCTCAGATGAGTTCAACTGTGCTATTTGTCAGGACCTTTTGAAGGACCCAGTGACTCTGCAATGTGGACACAATTACTGTTTCAGTTGCATTACGGAGTACTGGGATAAAGAGGAGCAGAGCTGGGATAAAGACGAGGATAAAGGTGTTTACAGCTGCCCGCAGTGCAGACGGACCTTCACGCCCAGACCTGCGCTGTCTAGAAACACAATGATGGTTGACATGCTAGACAAACTGAAGAAAGCCGAGCCCCAGCAGATCGATAAGGTAACGCCGGATGTTGCTGGTGGACCCACTGCTGATGTGAAATGTGATTTTTGCAAAGAGTACAATGCTGTCAAGTCGTGCCTATCATGTACGCTGTCCTTTTGTGAAGAGCACATCAAGCCTCACTACGAAGTGCCTCACCTAAGCAAGCACAAGCTGGTGAATGCCACCTCACAGCTACAGGAGAAGATCTGCTCTGAGCATGGCAGGATCATTGAAGTGTTCTGTCGGACAGACCAAAAGCTCATTTGTTTTCTCTGCTCCGTGAACGACCACAAGGGTCACGACACTGTCCCAGATGTCGAAGAACGAACTGAAAAACAGGTTAGATACATTAAGCACGATATATAAATGGGAGAGATGTAGCCTATTAATACAAGATGCACTGTTCATGATGTGACTCTCTGCCCTTAGAAAAGGTTGGAGGAGATGACGAGGAAAAACAAGAATCAGATTcagcagaaagagaaggagctgCGAGATGTCCAGCAGTCCCTAAAACATCTAAGGGTGATTGATTTACAACATTTATGCATCTTCATTGGATATTGGCAATGTGATCAAGAgccatggtctaatggttagagaggtggtcttaagGTCAGAAGGTTGCAGGGTCGAATCCCACCCAATACCTCCtctattcatggctgaagtggccttaagcaaggcaccttaccctacattgctccagggattgtaaccaataccctgtaagtataTATAATGCAATCTTCTTGCACGATCCAGACCCAGTGTCAAGTGGTCAACATCACAGGGTAGGGGAGGCACATATTTGCTACCGAGTGAGCCAGGCCTTTGTCTTTTTTTACTGTTGCTGGGCATATCATATGCACAGTGATGTTTGCAGTGCAAATTCAATACTTACAATGAACACAACAGGTGTTACATTTGACAATCtaggtgttaaatgaacactgcaaaattgACAGTGTGGGTTATGACTTAAGCTAATTTCTTTCAACCACACTCCTGAGTTGTTTGAAACAAagcgaagtgaaagtgaaagccaaactgggaaaatccaactcctattgccattgtgacacagcactccacagcacacaagtgttcactgcacactacgaaattgcatttatgtctcacccgtgcaaggggccagaCCCCAATGGCGGAGTagtgcggcggggcggtaccatgctcagggcacctcatgaagcaggatgggggagagcactggttaaatactccccccaaacaacctggcgggtcggaagtcgaaccggcaacctttggactacaagtctgaccccctaaccgcttccccatgactgcccaaatagGCTAACCATGCAGGATGAATGAAGGAAACAGCATGTTGTATGCAGAAACCAATAGTACAGTAATACAGTGTGAGATTTTTACTTCAAGGGCTCAGAACCAGATAATTTTCGTAATAACAATTCAAGTTTTCCTGGGGATGATTGATTAGTCTTGCCGACTTCAGTTGACAGAAGTTACTTACATTCTTACATTTCTTGAAAACTTCTTCAGCTActcaacagttttttttaaatctcatttcttttctattttttaacattttatcTACATTTGGTGTCTGTGTAGGCGATTTGTCTCTGTGGTATTCAAAAGGTATTTTTCCAATAGTAAAACATCAACAAATCTACCATTCTTACGGTTCACCATATATGTTAGTGTGAAAATCAAATGGGCACTTCTTTTAAAAGAACATTACGTAGATGCTAAATGAATGTCAAGGTTACTTATTTTGATTGACTGGATATGCAGCATTGGCGAATAACCTCTTTTCTGCTCCCAGGCCTCTGCACAGCAGACCGTTGAGGAAGCTGAGAAGATCTTTGCTGAGCTGATCAGCTTCATGGAGCAGAAACGCACCGAGGTGACAGAGTCCATCAGAGTCCAGGAGAGGGCAGAGGTGAGTCAAGCCGAAGGACTCCTGGAGCAGCTGGGGAGGGAGATAGCCAAACTGGAGGGAAGAGATGTTGAAATGGAGAAACTGCTACAGACTGAGGACCATATCGATTTCCTCAAGGTAATCCTCCCTTGCGATTAAACCGGGTCAGGTCAGGTGTCCTCAAAATTCTATAATGTTCAGTCAGTTTGATAGAAGTAtgcggtagccccttaatgcgcgccgtacctccagtggcacactgtaatagtcattgaaatgtacctaccatagcactacaatactatgacacaacacaggccctttagtaatgcaccacaacttggtcattaccatactggtaacaacaaatgtataaagccgcgtcttaaggggttaaaggaacagtccaacctttttgattttcacatatttgcagtatttccgagcattattcatgaatgcgcatatcattttcttctcagtttttttcagtacttagatttattggatcagaattattagcatagcttagcataatcactggaagtgaatgggggcattagcatcaagcaaCAAATGACCACAGGGCAGGATTatatagctgttttgcacttgtgaattttacattcattttaaagtactttataagtacatttgatgatgttttgtttgcccccatagacttgcattgctacgcttaatttggctatactgttaaactaggcaatggaaacacatagacgaaaattatatgcacattcatgaataatgctgggaaatactgcaaatatgtgaaaatcaaaaatgggtggactgttcctttaagcttACATTTAAGTGTTTCTTTCTCAACGTACATTAGTTCAGTGAGTTAGGGATTTTGTTATTTACATAGCTGCTTTTCCTATCTGGTATGCTTTATAATTCACTTCCTGTGACACTGTCACAACATCTAGAACGTATTATGATAAGTGTATATAACTTAAATCAGACCTTTTGGGTCATGTTAGTGTATGTCTACTCAGCAAGACAAGTATGGGTttttctacagtgtgtgtgtatgtgtgtgtgtttgcttcaacAGAGTTTTGGTTCCTGCGGCCCTGCTCCTGTGTCGGAGATATCCAGCGTAACTTTCACTCCAAACGTATTCTCGACTGACGTCATGGCACCAGCTCTGAAGGAGCTCAGCAAGATGTCCCTGCAGCTACATTCAGGTATTTTTTAGGCATTTCTATTGTCTCTGTtctcagcagggcttgacattaactttttcacccaccggccactgtggctagttttGGCTAGTTttcccagagtcactagccattcaggtatttcaCTAGCCACACatattttctttatcatgatagtgtacgtcttacctcagaagatgaggtgctaaagtaaagcaagatgagtgtaaagctttctatatggaagtatagaaactttagagttactgagctttttcttgaagttaaatacaaacaattgatacacaaggggtaaacaacagaagataggctactatgatgcgtatgtcataccaaggaataagttgccagccaaattggctagtgacactgaaagtattactagccacagccaagttttaccagcatttggccggttggcaggtgccagtgtcaagccctggttctcAGCATTTCTATTGCTTGCTGTTCTAATAATACTAATTCACATTCAAATAGAaacattgtgtttcttttttttgtaaagatgtatttttttggtcttttagactttattatggacagtgCAGTacaagaggtagacaggaagcgaatggggagagagacgggcaggggtcagcaaaggacccgggccaggaatcgaaccctggtcagccgcatggcaggcgagtgccctaccggatggccacagcagggccttctTAGGCATTTCTATTCTCTCTGTTCTAAGCATTTCTATTCCTTGCTGTTCTAATAATACTAATGCATATTCAAATAGAAACATTGTGTTTTCTATGCATGCCATTAGTTACTTTAGTGCTTTATAAAATTTAAAACAAATTGTAAATCTAAGGTTCCTGGTTTCCAAACGGGTGGTTGGTAAGTGTGTATTGTTACGACAGGTTCTGTCACTTGGTAGGGAAAGCCCTGATTTACAGATCGAACTTGACGTCACTATCTGTGGGTAATTGATTAATTGCACACCTGTCCTTCcacctgacagacacacacacggttggaGAGCAGGGCTATACGCATTAAcggtgtgacgtgtgccatgtgcgttacgcccttttttgggggaaaaacattggggggaaagccaatgcaagtcaattggtggtgttggtggtgtagactagcgttgttcacgctcaacatgccgaaaatgttttgtgttgccggctgttcaaataatatagccaaatagccgtggctgaagaatggattgtgttcatttaggctgACCGATGTAGCATgtcagttaatgagacattcgatttATTTTCCCCAAAAAGGGGGCGTAACGCATATTCACGAGCATGAATGCGTATGCGTATGGACTTTCTCCCTTTTGAATGTTAGCCAGCTGTGTGTCATGGCTGGCATTTCTGAACACTAACCACACAGCGGCCAATATATTTTCCAGCCAGTAATCAATCTTATCCTGCTTTTCTTTTAATCTCCACACAGAAGTCAAAGCTAAAGTCCCTAGCTCCCAGGCTGATGACTGCTCTCTTCCCACTATAATGAAAGGTAGGCCTACCTAATTTacatgtattttgtattattattcgaCAACTGCATTATGTTCGTTTCCACTCCGTTTAGTCTGGTTGGTAAGTTCATATATATGCATAAAGGTTGgtgagcgaatacttttggtaatatagagGAGTACACTACATTAAAAAAAGTATTCGCTCActtgccttgactcacatatgacaTTAACTGCCATCTCATTTCTAACTCATATGGATCAATATGATATtgatccaccttttgcagctctTTCAGCTTCTACTCATCTGGGACGGCTGAAGGATCAGGatatcaaaacattttgaacaattaCATATGCGTCCAATGTTGTGGGAACAGTGTGGAGtgtgccccttcctcttccaacatgactgtgtacatgttgcagcctgatctccaaaaattccgtgctcctggacacggatgttaaggacacgaaatccgtgtccaggagcacggattttgccaaaattctgtgctcctggacacggaattgttttccgtgctcctggacacggaattattttccgtgatgggcacacggaagtgctttctgtaggctattaccacagcactgtgtcattagaaaatacataccaaatgctaataataaacaaaataaagctatagcaatttaagttgtgccctgaccaaaacattccctaaccttaacctgtcattaaagacatatttttgagaaataccttttccagttggttgctaggctatcaaactcatataatgaataaaagaaaactagctgtgcccagaccaaaacaatctctaaccctaacctgttagtaagaaatgtttttttatagacaaaatatttgaaataagaaaaatgctgagaaaacacaagactgtggaaatagcctatagaaagcacttcaaacaattccgtgtccaggagcacggaaaacaattttgtgtccttaaacggattttgtgtccttaacatccgtgtccaggagcacagaatttttggagatcatgttgcaagtgcacaaagcaaggtccataaagacatggatgacagagccTGTGGATGAATTCGACTGACCTACACAGAATCTTAACCTGAACCAGATAGGACACCATAGGGATGAATTAGAGCGGAAaatgagagccaggccttctcgaccaacaccagtgtgtgacctcaccaaagcgcttttggaagaatggtctaAAATTCCTGTAAACACAGTCCTCAACCTCGTAACGTGGACAGCCTCCCCAGATGAGTTGAGGCTGTAATAGCAGCAAAAGGTGGACCAATATTGagccctatgggttaggaatgggatggcagtcacACAGTTCAAATGTGAGTAAAGGCAGATTAGCAAATACTTTCCAGCAATATGTGTAGTATACTTCAGATAACACTACAGTTCttagcttgtttgtttttttaacaaagGTGTGATTTTATAGTATATTGTTGAAAAATGTGTCCTTTTCTTGCTGATTAGACATACCTGTATGCTAACATGAACCAAAGGGTCTAATGAACATACACTACTGACAACAAGTTATCTTCCTGCTACAGCGATCAGGACTGGAGACAGAGTCAGGTTAAAGTCCTCTGCTGGTCTGACAGTGCGATTGGAGATGGTGGGCGTTACTCACG encodes:
- the LOC134468473 gene encoding E3 ubiquitin/ISG15 ligase TRIM25-like isoform X1, which gives rise to MAGVSDEFNCAICQDLLKDPVTLQCGHNYCFSCITEYWDKEEQSWDKDEDKGVYSCPQCRRTFTPRPALSRNTMMVDMLDKLKKAEPQQIDKVTPDVAGGPTADVKCDFCKEYNAVKSCLSCTLSFCEEHIKPHYEVPHLSKHKLVNATSQLQEKICSEHGRIIEVFCRTDQKLICFLCSVNDHKGHDTVPDVEERTEKQKRLEEMTRKNKNQIQQKEKELRDVQQSLKHLRASAQQTVEEAEKIFAELISFMEQKRTEVTESIRVQERAEVSQAEGLLEQLGREIAKLEGRDVEMEKLLQTEDHIDFLKSFGSCGPAPVSEISSVTFTPNVFSTDVMAPALKELSKMSLQLHSEVKAKVPSSQADDCSLPTIMKAIRTGDRVRLKSSAGLTVRLEMVGVTHGTVGEVLDWSLPVPDLVVQYPEVTVEAHSSDYELVP
- the LOC134468473 gene encoding E3 ubiquitin/ISG15 ligase TRIM25-like isoform X2, coding for MAGVSDEFNCAICQDLLKDPVTLQCGHNYCFSCITEYWDKEEQSWDKDEDKGVYSCPQCRRTFTPRPALSRNTMMVDMLDKLKKAEPQQIDKVTPDVAGGPTADVKCDFCKEYNAVKSCLSCTLSFCEEHIKPHYEVPHLSKHKLVNATSQLQEKICSEHGRIIEVFCRTDQKLICFLCSVNDHKGHDTVPDVEERTEKQKRLEEMTRKNKNQIQQKEKELRDVQQSLKHLRASAQQTVEEAEKIFAELISFMEQKRTEVTESIRVQERAEVSQAEGLLEQLGREIAKLEGRDVEMEKLLQTEDHIDFLKSFGSCGPAPVSEISSVTFTPNVFSTDVMAPALKELSKMSLQLHSEVKAKVPSSQADDCSLPTIMKAIRTGDRVRLKSSAGLTVRLEMVGVTHGTVDWSLPVPDLVVQYPEVTVEAHSSDYELVP
- the LOC134468473 gene encoding E3 ubiquitin/ISG15 ligase TRIM25-like isoform X3; protein product: MAGVSDEFNCAICQDLLKDPVTLQCGHNYCFSCITEYWDKEEQSWDKDEDKGVYSCPQCRRTFTPRPALSRNTMMVDMLDKLKKAEPQQIDKVTPDVAGGPTADVKCDFCKEYNAVKSCLSCTLSFCEEHIKPHYEVPHLSKHKLVNATSQLQEKICSEHGRIIEVFCRTDQKLICFLCSVNDHKGHDTVPDVEERTEKQKRLEEMTRKNKNQIQQKEKELRDVQQSLKHLRASAQQTVEEAEKIFAELISFMEQKRTEVTESIRVQERAESFGSCGPAPVSEISSVTFTPNVFSTDVMAPALKELSKMSLQLHSEVKAKVPSSQADDCSLPTIMKAIRTGDRVRLKSSAGLTVRLEMVGVTHGTVGEVLDWSLPVPDLVVQYPEVTVEAHSSDYELVP
- the LOC134468473 gene encoding E3 ubiquitin-protein ligase TRIM58-like isoform X4; the protein is MAGVSDEFNCAICQDLLKDPVTLQCGHNYCFSCITEYWDKEEQSWDKDEDKGVYSCPQCRRTFTPRPALSRNTMMVDMLDKLKKAEPQQIDKASAQQTVEEAEKIFAELISFMEQKRTEVTESIRVQERAEVSQAEGLLEQLGREIAKLEGRDVEMEKLLQTEDHIDFLKSFGSCGPAPVSEISSVTFTPNVFSTDVMAPALKELSKMSLQLHSEVKAKVPSSQADDCSLPTIMKAIRTGDRVRLKSSAGLTVRLEMVGVTHGTVGEVLDWSLPVPDLVVQYPEVTVEAHSSDYELVP